In Pseudomonadota bacterium, a single window of DNA contains:
- a CDS encoding FAD-dependent monooxygenase, translated as MRIKIRQLLLPLDYKGNDIKIVVAAKLRCSEDNISYVKIVRRSIDARKHREAPVFSLTAEIEIKSLSGFVLPVDVDIEQIKEAAASSESDIRKISRKPKTPVVVVGAGPSGLMAALLLAEAGLSPLLIEQGVPVQERTLQVSQFWKKGTLNTESNVLFGEGGAGLFSDGKLTSRSKNRAATQKFLQTLVKCGAEEDILIDAEPHLGSDILRKIVQSFRRLIEVNGGEVRFNSRLESLHIEKDKLAGIVVNGKEIETSHCILASGHSARDIYAMLAQSSVILEPKPFAAGVRLELSQQSINRAQWGRFAGHPRLGAASFRLTSKKDNLHRACYTFCMCPGGTVIPCASSHGALTTNGMSLSKRSGKFGNAAFLVPVDPTDFPVYVDKTNTFLSGIEFQEKIERFAYAEGGSDYSLPVATLSGFLSKKYPYAIPNNRSWEKSRPADLHNILPDFICETLTAAIPKMLSFMNGIVPEEVLLYAAETRSSSPCRILRNESGESVSVAGLFPSGEGAGYAGGIVSSAVDGIMAAEAVIRSLSGY; from the coding sequence ATGCGCATAAAAATCCGCCAGCTTTTACTTCCTCTTGATTATAAAGGTAATGATATCAAAATTGTTGTTGCTGCAAAGCTTAGATGCAGTGAAGACAATATCTCTTATGTAAAAATTGTCCGCAGATCTATTGATGCACGCAAGCACAGGGAAGCTCCCGTATTTTCACTTACGGCAGAAATTGAAATCAAAAGCTTAAGCGGTTTTGTGCTTCCGGTTGATGTTGACATAGAACAAATCAAAGAGGCAGCAGCTTCATCTGAATCCGATATCAGAAAAATATCAAGAAAACCAAAAACTCCCGTTGTTGTAGTTGGTGCCGGGCCTTCCGGATTGATGGCAGCACTATTACTGGCGGAAGCCGGGCTTTCTCCGCTTTTAATTGAACAGGGGGTCCCTGTTCAAGAACGAACTTTACAGGTTTCTCAATTCTGGAAAAAAGGAACCCTTAATACCGAAAGCAATGTCCTTTTTGGTGAAGGTGGAGCCGGGCTTTTTTCTGACGGCAAGCTTACTTCACGAAGCAAGAACAGGGCGGCAACGCAAAAATTTCTTCAAACCCTTGTAAAATGCGGAGCAGAAGAAGATATCCTTATAGATGCGGAACCACATCTTGGAAGTGACATACTTAGAAAAATCGTGCAATCCTTTAGAAGGCTTATTGAAGTTAATGGTGGAGAAGTACGATTTAATTCCCGGCTTGAAAGCCTCCATATTGAAAAGGACAAGCTTGCCGGCATTGTTGTTAACGGAAAAGAAATTGAAACAAGCCACTGCATACTTGCAAGCGGACACAGTGCGAGAGATATCTACGCAATGCTTGCACAATCTTCTGTTATACTTGAACCGAAACCATTTGCCGCAGGAGTGCGCCTTGAGCTTTCCCAGCAGAGCATAAACCGTGCGCAATGGGGCCGCTTTGCAGGGCATCCGCGTCTCGGAGCGGCATCTTTTCGCTTAACTTCCAAAAAGGATAATTTGCACCGCGCATGCTATACATTTTGCATGTGCCCCGGAGGTACAGTTATCCCTTGCGCATCATCGCATGGAGCATTAACCACAAACGGAATGAGTCTTTCTAAAAGATCGGGCAAATTTGGTAATGCTGCATTTCTCGTACCTGTTGATCCAACTGATTTTCCGGTTTATGTTGATAAAACTAATACTTTTCTTTCCGGAATAGAGTTTCAGGAAAAAATAGAACGTTTTGCATATGCCGAAGGAGGAAGTGATTATTCTCTTCCTGTTGCGACTCTTTCAGGATTTCTATCAAAAAAATACCCATATGCTATTCCAAATAACAGATCCTGGGAAAAATCTCGACCTGCTGACCTGCATAATATACTTCCGGATTTTATCTGCGAAACCCTAACAGCCGCTATTCCAAAAATGTTAAGTTTTATGAATGGTATTGTGCCGGAAGAAGTTCTTCTTTATGCCGCTGAAACAAGGAGTTCAAGCCCTTGTCGAATCCTGCGTAATGAATCGGGCGAATCGGTAAGTGTAGCCGGCCTTTTCCCTTCAGGAGAAGGAGCAGGTTATGCGGGAGGAATAGTTAGTTCGGCTGTAGACGGAATTATGGCTGCCGAAGCCGTTATTCGTTCACTATCGGGTTATTAG